The Biomphalaria glabrata chromosome 6, xgBioGlab47.1, whole genome shotgun sequence genomic interval CGAtctgttagtgtgtgtgtgtgtgtgtgtgtcttctcCCACTTTCACTGAGTGCCTTCCCCTTAACCCTGTACTTAACCcatgacaataaaataaatagttttaaatttccGCAACTTTTCTCTACCTGAAACTTGAAACTGTGGTACACTTCCCCAAACCTGagcatttattatttatatcactgtgttttttttcccaagtACACACTGCTCAAATAACATAGAAGTTGGTCGTAACCATCGACATATGGGTGGTTGGCCATGAACATACATATATGAATGATTTGGACATATTCACCTCTACATAGATGGtttaccgaaaaaaaaaaacaataaatatattagCCGTAATCAATAACAGGTGGTTAGCgttaactataaatatatagatagttGGTCTAAGCTATAAATATGAAGGTTGTTGGCCATTAACACAATTATATAGATGGTCgatcaaaataataaatatataggtcgttagaaataaacaaatatatagtAGATCTAGGTATGGGTAGTTGGGCATAATCATAAacctataataataaggcttgtcttcgagtccgaagattataaTGAGGAAttcagtatttcccgtggctgctcagccccagctgtgacctacatattttgctacatccagggcaagcataaccattgtctgccggtggtcgctaaagattttcttttcaccgtctacgtctgtcctcgggaacggattttcttttggtaatgtccgggacggacagtagcgacttagaaaagtcgagtagtaatttcagttaacttttgggcagttgatgccagtggtctttttgagacatgtatttctagtagttaacctgtattattctgtacagtgttacccgctgagatgcggacgtgatttgtaatctaCTCTGGAGAGTTTAACTTGTATTACTatcaaggagtgcagtattattattactgctgtcaaataaactttatatttgtctgctgaaacggacttaagtcaatctgtagtatctatgtttgtcacgtgtcaagagtactccaggaagcacAAACCCAGCATTCTACGCATTCGCGACACAGAGTAGTGACCAGTCCCTCTATTGTCacactatatcaacgccacgtCTCTAAATGTGCATTTACAATTGCCTATAACTGGTTTCTGCATTTCACCAACTGATTGCCTCTTCATAATTCCCAATCTTCGTTTCCTTCACGTCAGACAGTGAAATTATCGTCATGGAAACAGCTAATTAGCAAATATAAAAAGTTGTTTGAAAGATACTTTTACGTTTTTTCCGTTTTTCTTCAAATTGTCTGTGTGTAAACCTATAGGACCGGAAAGCATTTACAACCAGCATTACTATTACATTGAGGACTGTTTTATAGTTAAGAGTCTTACAGAGAATGCATACCAATTCATAAGCATcggaaaaatatttataaatgcaTACATGCTCTgtcatagatttaaaaaaaatatatgcctCTTATAAATACTACGAGTTGTGCAATAACATAGTCATACTTTCGTTCATATTTTTCGGAACCTACTAATTTTTTAGGCTAACTGACTATAGACAACAAATGAACAGTCGTATGTTTGAGGGTCAATCAACGTTCACTTCAACTGGTTTACTGCTATTGCAATTTTCAAATCAGCAAACGGATCAAGTTTTGAAtcatagaaattaaaattaatatcacACTTCAGTTGCAAATCAAAATTGAATTTTTACATTATgagagaattttttatttttaatcattttttccaCAACTAGTGGCGAGCTGGATTAAACCTTTCcgagggccggacttaacccgCGGACcgtagtttgcccatcactggaTAGTAAGTGTAATTTTCAGCTCTGAAGGACCACCTGAACCGAGTCCAATGTACACCAAGTTGATTgtcagtaggcctacaaaatTAATCTGAACACATTAAAATTGAATGGAATCTGGCACATGTTTGAGGGAGCCAGGAAGGAAGTAAATAATTttactaagaaaaaaacaaacaaattttattagaaaaacacattttacagaaaacattaaaacaaaagtattgttattattttttaaagttactgtGCCCAAATAAATAGTCGAATACCGATGTAACATAATGCCAGTGTGGACAGTCTAATGGGGATTTGGACCACACCACAAGTGACAGGAGGCAGGAGGATACaacacatataaataaaaatctttatgatattattattattataatgttaaaaaaacgaactaatattcattctctggcactgccaatGTCAAGCTTCgttggagagaaaaaaaatcatcatagtctctttttctttctctggcACTGACGGATGAACCAGTAGTCTTTCTCTGTTGCCAGGATTACTAAGAATCATTATAATATGCGTCTTCTGTTTGGGGCGAAAACTCGAGAAGACAAAGAAATTTAAACTGATGCAAAAATAGAGCCgtgaaatatataataaaaatgaacAGACTATTCATTTTTCACAGGAGTAACACCATTTGTGAAaacactaaacttagagacactttatGACAGGAGAATAAAaacagtaaagtagcaataatagcTAAACATTAAACcgtaatttacaaatacaaaaatacaaccaaaaaaaaaaaaacaacatacaacacaaagataaagacaaatGGTTTTCCTGGTTCATTCTGGGGACTTATTCCATACCTGATGTCCAAATATCTAGGCTACCACTAGCCAAgtactagcatatggaataagaaatacgCCTTTTATTgtgttcctttaaaaaaaaaaaaatcacattctCCTATTCACTTTTTGCTGGTCGTCAAATAACCTTATAGTTAATAGACTCGATAACCTCCTGTGGCGAGTAGCCTAGGCAGGCTATTTcaagaattagatctagtaaagaatatatttttttttaaatctgacgTGTCAATGCCAGATGCTGATTGGTTGGTTATCTCGCAATTCGGTTATAGCGACCTAGAAAAGTAGATTATTAGTAttactttcattttctcttagtaggcctattaattattactgccaaagaaacaatgaaaaatgACATATTAGTTAGATACATAAACTAAGGCTACTAAACCCTTATTAAAAGATAGTTTCATGAGGCGGAAAACTAAGCTACTTTTATATATCcgatgtacaaaataaaggaagtttTGATAAGCTATAATATGCCTTTTCAAAGGTctagaaatttatttatttttttttattacactttttagcactgcgCGTAATCAAATTTTCAAAGCTCCTCCGTTTGTAcaacaattaattttaatacgaaGGAAGCATTAGACTTTTACTCTATGACAGGGACGCAACTTAAAACTTGTTTCAAAACAAATGGACAAAACCCGGATAAccaagatattttaaaatatacctATATAGGGTAATGCTTTCGATGTCATTTTGACAAAGAAAGAATTACTGGGGATGGTTGAAGGttatttattattcaaatagatctagagtctaaatataaaaaaaaggaaagatctagactctatatttttttctttttaattaaaatgttttttttaaacatgtaatttgTTCTGTAAATGtagatatatctatatctaatatctaattttatttttgttctagAAACGAAATCATAGATAGTTCTGTTATCTCCTCAatgtttatctttttaatttacCAATAATTTAACTTCCCATCGTAGTTATCTCCCTTGTGCATGCTCCAATCCAGAATTTTCGCGactattgtttactttaactACACTCTACAGTTGCACTCCGGTGAAAAATTCTTGATAATATTTGTTTCAGAATGGCCTGCGAACCATTGTTATGTTATAATAAAGGTTGCGGGCAAAAGTTCAAGCTCGAAGAAAACTCTGAAAGTAATCATTAAATGATTAATATTAGTCTATTAtagtaattagtttattaaaagaTACCTTACATTGTATTTTTGTGGTCTGACCATCAATGTTTTGATCAAACTCAGAGCGAGAAGAACATTGTCTCTTTGGTGTGAGGTCTGACGACCTATCCATGGTTAAGATCTTAATGACTAATCTCTAacgtattatattataattatattttataattatattttataattattatttttaaaatctcttaatcttaataatcttataattaaaattattttataattatattatttataataattatgagattCATATTCAATTCATAATTCAGCTATTCATAATAATCATATactcatatagatctagtcaatctagatctaaaatgtcattttaaTCTATAAACTTACAATACAAGCAACGAGAGTCTTACTTAATTTAGTCTTAGTGcttgaaaagttaaaaattatTACCAACATTATTAGTAAAACATtagttctagaatctagtgacaTGATTATTActacatattcatatatatatttaatatattatactatagtattaaaataattaagtatTATATTAACTATTTAAGTCTACTGTAGTCAGTATTTCTAAGAATTTCTTACTCAGTTTCTAGATTATAAAATCAtttgtctatttaaaaaaaattatattccaAGTTACTGACACTCATACTTAGCCTTACTGATACCGTAGTATCTGTACTTATTACTTGTACTCTACTCTAgtcttactagattctagatcatttATGATGTAGACTAGTTATTGGCTGATCTTCAAATCTAGATCTGAATTTTATTCTTAGTGGTCTATCCAGGTCTAGAATATTTCtagtatagatctaaaaataaatactagatTTGTCTGACCAATAAACATTTCATGTGACAATACACTCACAAAACCTACACTGTTAAAAAAGAGCTTGAAAAAAGATTTCCACCACTCAAAAGTTATCTTTGTAACTTGTAGGAAGTGAAGATTCGTTTTTTAAGGTCAATTTATTGTAGGATCAATCTTGTATTACACGACCAAACATGTGAACCCAAGTGCAGTGAAGAAGTTTTATATctaatataaagtagaatgtaaggagtatgtatgtatgttcccCATAgccatagaaatcaaaactgttttaccaatcttgataaaacttggcataaatgttcctttgaTTATGGCAGAGTCTGTAGTGCATGTTTAATGTCCCTTCCAGATCCAGAAGaccctaaaattaaaaaaataaaaatattaaagaacaaaattttCTAGCCAATAAGGTTtaccgttttcacagtattgtaTATGGATAAATTGGTAAACACTCTATTttcattttcgtggcaaaataaaaaaatgtttaaggaGCATTACCATgtttgacaaaaatctaaatcCAATACATAGATTTATAATCTCTATGTATTTTTTGTTCAAGCTGCGTGTACATATCACCCTGGTGGTCCTATTTTCCATGATGCATTGAAAGGCTGGTCCTGTTGTAAGAAACGAGTGTCAGATTTTAcagaatttttaaatataaaagtaagTAAATCTTGCTTAGATGGTTCAGAGTGCCATATCATAAATGCTTAGATAGGAATACCAGTGATAACATTTAGTTAGCTCTTATCACACTTCAGAAATAAATTGGAAACAACAGACCAGCTAATttatagccttttttttttttgttccacagGGTTGTATAGTAGGACACCATAATAATGTTAAACCAGTAGAACCAGAAAAACCTGAAAAACCTCCTGTCTCTGTATGTATAATattcttcttcctttttttaaatgtataattaaGAGAAAAgtttagcatatatatatatatggtagaCTAAACATTGCTCTGCTAACTCTTTCTCCCCTAACTAATGCCTTTATTGTCGATTTGAAACTTCACTTTCTGACGGATCACGCTCCTATCATCGATGCTTTTAAAACTTGTTTGTTTCATTTCCTTCCAAAACGTTTTGCtttgctttaaatttaatcttgTGTAGTTGTCCTTTGTAAAACaacctgtttttgttttttaaatgtgtattttattaggtaTGGTCTGTTTATTATAAGATTATTGCTGGTTGCTAGATCATAAGCTCAAGATGTtcattttatgtgtttttacatgtattatgttttgtgaaaatatgGGTTTGTAACTGAATTGACCATTTTTCATGACTCCGACTGAAAGTTTCATCCTCTCCACCACCCGCACTGTGGTAATTCACTGggagccatttttttttccttgttaatGTATACATGatccaagttcccctttcagactttgcaatctataggacatatgatgttaagatcatctatTTCTtacagcacaatgaccaactgcctttactttccacaactaaagtcaggtatccattagagttgggtgtagTCAGAGACACCCTAAAAACccccaaattcaaaatcccattcttcacagAGATTCTAAACAAAGACCTCCAGGTTCTGAAGCcaggcgcttaaccactcagccactgtttaccccccacccccaacccGACACCAGGAAAACTAACATTCCTAATCATTTTCACATGTGCTTCACCTCCATGTTGTCAGTAAAAATTACATATCACTATGTTTAGGAAGCATAAAtcttaaagtatatatatataaatatataatatagcttttgGAGTGTTATAGTTTTATGAATACATATACATGTTAATAGAAACCCATCCTAATCTTCTCTGTTCAGACTAAAGAGCCAATGTATCAACTGGAAGTCAAGCCACAGCACAAGCCTCCTATACCAGCAGCCAAAGAAAGACCTTCAGCGGAGGAGCCAATGGTGGAGATTAAGAAGACAGTGGGACCCTCGCTTAAAACACAGCTGGACAAACTTAGTTTGAATGATAGCAATGATGACTCTGCTCAAGAtggtacattctttcattaattAATCTAATAACAACTGTTAATTTTATGCATGTGTAGttacttttctttcaaattATTTTCTCCTGTTGTTTTTCACAGATGGTGTAATTAAACTAGGAACTGCTTGCAACAACAAAGGGTGTAAAGCAGTAAGTTtataatttcttaaaataaaatatgatgtgATAAACAAAAGGACAGAGATGACCTCAGACAACAGAAAGAGGAAAAAGTAACCCTATACTAGATGCATTCTCATGCAATAAACTGTGGTAAAGTTTACCGTTCCAAAATTGGCCTGTTTATTTACAGCAGATTCTGCcctgattaaaaaataaaccaacaCCTGTAATATCTGGACACATCCATAGTCTTTTGAGACAGAAGGAGATATATTTATAggatataacaatatttattaaaaaaatacattttaatcatATAGTGTAGGATTTTCATATTTTGTGCTAGTATTTTTCAAAGTAAGCAAAATTtttatgtacacattttttttcccagcgATTTGAAGGTGAAAGTAGTAATGAAGAGACATGCATCTTTCATCCTGGGAACCCAATCTTTCATGAAGGGTGAGTTTTTGGTGTGAACATTTTCTATAGAAATTTGTCTCAATCTACAAACCTTGCTTGGAAGTATTTGTCAGACGTCATATAGCTCCTCCCTTGTGGTCGAAGatggcacatttctcatttccggTGAACTCAAAGATGGCTTAAGAGTCCAATTCTCgctttaaaataatgatttttaCTGTTATGCGTCTGCTTCTATGGCAACACGTAACTTAtttgttatttagttatttaactggtttttaattattcatttttgttgAGTCCCAAATTTACATTACTAAGTATAAGAATGCCATGACAATAATTTAGAAAGATTTACTTTGCATTGATTGCTAATTTGTATCTGACTTTGTTGAGGTGACCATGGAGAGGAGGTAGTGCTTGGTTTAGACAAAACATTCTTGCTATTCACATAGGATGAACTCAACATCACCTTTTAATCTGAGCTTCTTAGGGAActtgatgttttaaaatttgatattaGCTCATCATTTCTTTTTGCAACAAGTAACATTCCCTATTTTAATGATTTAGGCTAAAGTAGTGATCTGTTTTTTATGATGACTTTCAGCATGAAATACTGGACTTGTTGCCAGAGGAAGACATCAGATTTTGAGGCATTTTTAAATCAAGAAGGCTGTGAGACTGGATCTCATAATTGGCACAAACCAAAGGTGAGCCAGTGGGACTGAAGAAGTGGCACTGTCATAGAAGTTGTCCAATCATTTTGCTTTATGCAATGCAAGTGTCcatatttttgtctttttgaCTGAATGCACACAGATGTTTTATTTGTTGTACATTTATACTAATCTAATTCTGTAAGAATATGTTTGATATCATTTTTAAAGTAGTAACAACAAAACCATTCatttttaggttttttttttatattgttggtGGTTAGGCTTTAAACTTATTGGGGCAAACTTTTCTGATAGTAGAAACTGTAAGTTGTTATGCAGTGGTAATAATAATCAATGAGCTAAGATAAACTTGCTAGTCATGATTGAATGACTTTTGTCTCCAGGTGACTGAAGAGAAACAAGTTCGTGTTGACTGGCACCAGACTTCCtctgttgtttgtatttctATATTTGCTAAAGTAGCTATTCCAGACAAGACAGTCATCAAAGCCAACCGTGTGAAGTGTCAAGTGAGTGCTTTATATGAAGGTGGTACAAAGTTATACCAGAAGACATTTACACTCAGAGAGGTAAGTTACATCGCTAACACCATCTATCCCAGTGATATTTACAACCTAAGGAGAGTCTTGGGCtgatttaacatatttttacatTCAGGTCTTTCCCAAGCCTTTCATCTCCATTCCTGAATTTTAAGTAGTTAACCTGCCTCTGTATCATCTAGCCATTTTATAATAAGGTTCTGACTTTTGCTCGTCTGCTTTATGGTTTTTACTTTATTCCCTGAcattcttttgatttttttatgtcaagttatttttttttttttatacttttggGCTAACAGTTGACAAATGTATAAAGTTATCTGATATTTTGTCTTGGGGAGGTGGGGTGGGTTAGagaattagtttgaatctgccattttttaaaaatttaacaaaactaATTGTTAATCATTCACAGGCTATTGATCCAAGTTGCAGTATTGTCAAATTACTGGGAACAAAACTTGAAATAGAACTTAAGAAAGCAGAAGCATTTTCCTGGCCCACATTAGAGCTCCCAGAAAAGCCAACATCATAATTAAACAAGGCATTTATGGTAGTATTTGTAAATTTGGCATTCATTAGTTTTGGTGGCATTTAATTGTTGTATGATAGGTGAGGAGTTTTAGTACATGATATTTCAAATCTAATATTTGTTCAATGTAATACTATTGGAGATCTTGACTATTagttataaaatgatatttagCTTTATATTAAAGCACCAAGAGAATGTCTCTTCATTTTTAGAAATGTCATAAAAATCTCTTTTAAAACTTTGTAAATTGTAGTACTTCCAGAAGCAGCCATTAGTTGGGAAATCTCATATTTATGCCCATTCTTAACTggtcattggaaaaaaaaagttttttacgCTCTAAGTTTCATCCTTATTCTTGTACcttgacatttttagaacaaataaaCCTCCCAAATATTCTTAAAAGTCATATAGTTCATTAATGCAGGAGAAACAATGTCATTGTGTgagaaattttaaaagaaagtgatgtcaacattgtaatcattaaaacatatttgatgaggttggaaatttactttttatttagtttattatGAAGGCAGAAAAATTTTTAACGGTTGAGATTGTTAATTTATGCAAAACTATTTAATGATTATTATAATCCACTTTGGATTTGTCTGAAATTTCTGTGGAAAATTGTCAATTTATTCATCattgtattaaatattttggGTATTAAAAACATTGTAAACTGGTTCAGATgttaaactgtttttttatcaataaaataaagaagTTTGTCTAAATCATTCATTCAGTGATAGTTGGCTCACATAAATCAGCTTATTTTACGCTCCCAcatgtaaacctttttttttaaaggttaaacTACCATATAACCACTGTTTagttgtacaaaataaaaaaaacaaacaatatgcaTGTGAATGCCAGACATGAATTGACAGTAGATATGTAATTAATGTTGACAAAATGGAGAGTGCCTCAAACCAATACACTTTGGTCTGGTTGGTTATTCTGGCAAGTAGAGAAGGCCCACTAGATCACTGGCAATGCAATGGTCTATCAAGTATGAAATCAAGTTATTTTGGCAATAAGTTATTTTAAACTACTTAAAAATCTTCCAAAAGATTATGGGAAATATTTTGCTtagctttattattatcatttttttaatgtatgtatatatgctaCACAACAGATATTTATTTGAGAacatgttatatttaaaaaccaGTATAAACTGTTCCTTTCTCAAACTTTCCTTACTAAATACATTGATATTCTTTAAACAACACTTTTCCACACTTtgtatccataaaaaaaatgtcacacaTTTCATTGTTTTCAGTAGATGTTCTGTAATGAAGgttgaaacaaaagaaataaaataagttttaaaaacagcTTCCATCAACAATTATGCATTGTTTTGTGAAAAATACTAGTATCACATTATTTAGTCGTtgcaattaattttattaaaaatctatcattaaaataaaatgtattattcatTAGAATTCATCTTTCACTAATactaaataagtaaaaaaaaaaaaaaggttaaaataaGCAAAGAAGAGATTgcgaaaaaagacaaaaaaagaaacaaatagttATAGGAATGCAAGTTACCAAAAGTGTATCTCTGTCAATAGAAATCAGAGAGGAATGAGGAAGTCTTGCAAAGAGCATCATCACTGTTATTAGCAGTAGATGCCTTgggctggcttggacatgtacACTTAATGCCACAGGGCCAACTTCCACATACATATTGTATGGCTGTCAGCCAAAAGATCCACTGATATGTGTGTGACTTGAAACATGTTTAATATTGACATCAACAGTTGGGAGCACAGGATAGAACAACATGCATTAAAGAGAGGCCTGGATTGAAATGCTGAACACACCAGAAGTAGGTAAAAGGCTGAAAATGCAGCGTCCGGTGATCATAAATGCCAAACTCTTAAACTGCATGTGTATCAGAGATTGGCCTCCTTAATCACATGAGAAGTTTAAAAGGGAAAAGAACTTCTCTTGAGACTCAAAGTGACACAGTATCAAAGATTACTAATGCTCACCCACTGACAGTCATTTTTCCTCAGAATTCTAAGATGCCCCAAAGGGAGCTTGAGCAGCAGCCCATCAGCCAAAATTATTATCTCTGGCCAGTCAAGATTGACTTTCTGCTTACATAATATGTGAATGATAATATAATTAAGAATCACAATGAAATATTAATTGAATCATTACCTTTATTAGTTTATTtagaagaggaaaaaaaatgctgcataacaataacaaaaaataaaataaaaacctcTAGATAAATAATCTCAACAGGTGATAGTGCAACTTGCAACATCATAAACAAATGAAGTTGCAATTAAAGGTGAAACAGTGTCATGTTATTGCTTATTCATAAATTACATTCAAGTCTGAGTTATGTCATATAAAAACTCTACCCTGCTGAATTATGAAAGTGCATTGAAGAGATATTTAACAATGAGCTAGTGAACACCTAAGACTTATAATCTGGAATGGCAGGACATCAAATGAGAATTGACAGCCACTGTCCAGGTTCTGGAATGCAATGACCACTTCCCTGTCTATATCCTGTAGTGAGTCCTCCAGCCCGTTGCAAGCATGCACTTCATGGAGGTCAATAGGTGAGGTTATCTTAACTTGGGTACTACCACCGTAAGCTTCATGAAGACGTAGGATAACAGTGGAACTACAGTCTTCAGCCTGTGTACAAGAACATAAATGAATTTACTTGTAGCCAGAACAAACATAAAGGACTAATAAGgaatactaaaataaaaatataagaatTCCAAGTTTAAACCCTTGAAAAtagggggggaaaaaaaaacaaccttggtttaaatgtgtctgtgtgtgttaaGGTATGATTGAAGTGTGATGCTATTTAAAAAGTCTGTAAAGTCTGAGCATCGGTATTAGgggaaataaaacattattaataGAACATTGAAAGAATTCCTTGGGCCACAGACATCATTTGAGTGAACACTGTAGATCTACCTACTCCCTTAAATAAAGATACAAGTGAGTaggccaaaacaaaaaaagtacaagGTCTATGTTCAGTGAGGCTGATGCTGCAGAAACAACATAGACCCTAACAATGAAGATGTTTCTAATGGATTCTTATCAAATAAAGTGTCTTTGATAGATGTAACATAATAAAACTCCCTAATTTCAAACTTAAGATAAATTATGGCTAATTCTGAAAAGTGCTAAAAGAAAGATAACCTTTCTCAACAAGAACTATAACTAAAACAGTAAGAAAGTACAAAATTAACTACTTGATATATACAAcctaaatatctttaaaattaaattatagcttttatataacgctactttcatgcttatagcatactcagaGCACTATGTTTTGATTTCGTTTGTGGACCAGAAGgcggtatctgggagaaggtgtTTCCATGCTGCATTTCggcacaactctgctcgagtcgagtGTTGAAcgtcgagcccccttcataggtagccaagccaagttcaagcgtacttagccccTCGACCACGCGTCCCATCAAGATCTTGGCTCGCCAAGCAGAATTCACCTTTTTCTTTGATAAATGGGATGTTATGTTTATGGCCTCTTTCAGTTGTAAGATGACTAAGGCTCATGGAGAACCAAGATGAGAGTTTAGGCTTTGGCTATAGTTGAAGCATCCCTCACACTACACAGCAGTTTAGAAGGAAATTAGCTGATAAAATCTGAGGACATCAGCATTGCAGGGTCTGCTAGAGTGTAGCTCTCTGGCACGGTCATATGTGACCAGAATGAAATAAAATCCAGTATACTGTAACTGAAAtcataatataattaaaaaattataaactcACGATTTTGATGGCTTGAATTACGACTTGCTTGGTATCTAATGTAAACAATCCCTGACTAACAATATTGCTAAGCTGTGCGGATGGAGCACTGATAAGTTGTAAAGGACAGTTGAAACTTATGGCATTTTGAATCACGTCTGCTTCTTGGAAATTCCCTGGGAAATAAAAGAATGCATAAATAGTTATGTTAATAACTAATGTGAAATCGAAATACTTTTTAGGGTGCAGACgttaatttattattcaaaCAGACTTGGttcactattttttaaattttaatttgacatCTAAGCCTTTACAGTAGAAATACATGACTGTATATTCTTTTCTGTTTacatttaagttttgttttattcaataaATTAGATACTAATGTTCATTTTATGTTCATTTTACATCTGTAGCACtacaaaaatgtcaaaattcaaattatataatttgctaataaaaaatctatttaattattaatttctttGAACAATCATCAaattcatttataatttttcaagatAGTTCAAAagatttagaaattttatttcatgGACATTTTTGGTAAAAACAAatgccacacaaaaaaaatgaagatgtcACCTCCTGGTATGTCATCTAATTGTTTCAAATCCTCAGTGAAACataattttagtaaaaaaaaaatattgaaattgtatttttcactttaaa includes:
- the LOC106071439 gene encoding cysteine and histidine-rich domain-containing protein 1-like, coding for MACEPLLCYNKGCGQKFKLEENSETACTYHPGGPIFHDALKGWSCCKKRVSDFTEFLNIKGCIVGHHNNVKPVEPEKPEKPPVSTKEPMYQLEVKPQHKPPIPAAKERPSAEEPMVEIKKTVGPSLKTQLDKLSLNDSNDDSAQDDGVIKLGTACNNKGCKARFEGESSNEETCIFHPGNPIFHEGMKYWTCCQRKTSDFEAFLNQEGCETGSHNWHKPKVTEEKQVRVDWHQTSSVVCISIFAKVAIPDKTVIKANRVKCQVSALYEGGTKLYQKTFTLREAIDPSCSIVKLLGTKLEIELKKAEAFSWPTLELPEKPTS